A genome region from Carassius carassius chromosome 23, fCarCar2.1, whole genome shotgun sequence includes the following:
- the LOC132101803 gene encoding ubiquitin carboxyl-terminal hydrolase 8-like isoform X1, which yields MPSVSTAVKDLYLSTSLSDLNKRAEIKPDKTSTRHYVQSAWKIFKAAEECRLDRDEEKAYVLYMKYLTVYDLIKKRPDFKQQQEFFLSVLGPSSFKKAIEEAEKLSESLKLRYEEVEVRKQLEEKERKEEKSRQEARIEKDGRASAKKENKKQVNEEPSNSKTGADKGSISAKDLFQLMKDPSISVLVMDARSRQDFQESQMCVPSQTCISVPEEAISPGVTVNQIELKLPAVSLDDWKHRGFVDYVVLLDWFSSVSDLKLGSTLQSLKDALYKWDSSTILRSEPLVLDGGYDNWLLFYPMYSSNAKVKPPRQQTASTLPQLNFSYPSLEDPEAVSVCEEPAAVQLNGRTVDPEPAAEPARNTPAPLTQPTKTAAAASPRHTPQVDRSKKPAVKPAANTKLSEEPSVDDGPVMPDRSGRPPLDPSRALSEDERREIHADTLSLMEKARKEQEQRKRALEERETAERHQREQSERKKKEEKKQERQTAEEEDQGEDRNRRAQKDVPLDAAMKSMSLDSPAPFSARESLTRAHSEEMGRTVPGLPDGWMKFLDTVTGTYRYYHSPTNRVHLYPPEVHTPQIQPSAAKPKPPAAETEKEKEQEREREKEREREQSKLKRSYSSPDISQELSTETSRKPAATPTFSRDNKPLVTAAAYSKVEVTRPSAAKIRSLNPVFGGQGPLLTGLRNLGNTCYMNSILQCLCNTVAMADYFNRNIYQDDINRANILGHKGEVAEEFSVIMKALWSGQYKMISPQDFKGTICKINNRFSSYEHQDSQELLLFLMDGLHEDLNKADKRRGYKEEDIDHLDDVSAAELAWSKHKLLNESIIVALFQGQFKSTVQCMSCQHKSRTFETFMYLTLEMTSSSKCSLQDCLKLFSKEERLTDSNRFYCRRCKTHRDAIKKMQIWKLPPILLVHLKRFKYDGRWREKLQTLVDFPLDNLDLSQYVIGPKHNLKKYNLYAVSNHYGGLDGGHYTAYCKNPLKQRWFKFDDHEVSDVSASSVRSAAAYIFFYSSL from the exons ATGCCGTCCGTGTCGACTGCGGTGAAGGATCTGTATCTGTCCACATCACTGAGTGATCTGAACAAGAGAGCCGAGATCAAACCAGATAAAACCAGCACCAGACA TTACGTCCAGAGCGCGTGGAAGATCTTcaaggcggcggaggagtgtcgtctGGACCGAGATGAGGAGAAAGCTTATGTCCTGTACATGAAGTACCTGACGGTCTATGACCTCATCAAGAAGAGACCGGACTTCAAGCAGCAGCAG GAGTTCTTCCTGTCTGTGCTCGGACCAAGCAGCTTTAAGAAGGCCATCGAGGAGGCAGAGAAGCTTTCAGAGAGTTTGAAGCTCCG GTATGAGGAGGTAGAAGTGCGCAAACAgctggaagagaaagagagaaaggaggAAAAGAGTCGACAAGAAGCAAGAATTGAAAAAGATGGCCGTGCTTCAGCAAAGAAGGAAAATAAGAAG caGGTTAACGAGGAGCCCAGTAACAGTAAGACTGGAGCTGATAAAG GAAGCATCAGCGCTAAGGATCTGTTCCAGCTGATGAAGGATCCCAGTATCAGTGTGCTGGTGATGGACGCGCGCAGCAGACAGGACTTCCAGGAGTCCCAGATGTGTGTCCCGTCTCAGACGTGCATCAGTGTTCCTGAGGAGGCCATCAGTCCAgg GGTGACGGTGAACCAGATCGAGCTGAAGCTCCCTGCCGTGTCTCTGGACGACTGGAAGCACAGAGGATTCGTGGATTACGTGGTTCTGCTGGACTGGTTCAGCTCCGTCTCTGATCTCAAACTGGGCTCCACTCTACAGAGTCTGAAGGATGCTCTCTATAAG tgggaCAGCAGTACGATCCTGCGCAGTGAGCCTCTGGTGCTGGATGGAGGATATGATAACTGGCTGCTGTTTTACCCAATGTACTCCAGCAACGCTAAGGTCAAACCCCCCCGACAGCAGACGGCCAGCACACTGCCCCAGC TGAACTTCTCGTACCCGTCGCTGGAGGATCCTgaagctgtgagtgtgtgtgaggagcCTGCAGCTGTGCAGCTCAACGGCAGAACCGTGGATCCGGAGCCGGCCGCAGAACCGGCCAGAAACACACCTGCGCCGCTCACACAACCCACAAAAACAGCCGCCGCCGCCTCGCCCCGACACACTCCACAG GTCGACCGCTCCAAAAAACCAGCTGTCAAACCGGCAGCGAACACAAAGCTCAGTGAGGAGCCCTCGGTGGACGACGGCCCCGTGATGCCCGACCGCTCCGGCAGACCCCCGCTGGACCCGTCCAGAGCTCTGAGTGAAGACGAGCGCAGGGAGATCCACGCCGACACACTCAGTCTGATGGAGAAAGCCCGAAAAGAGCAGGAGCAGCGCAAACGAGCCCTGGAGGAGAGAGAGACGGCCGAGAGACATCAGCGAGAACAGAGCGAGAGGAAGAAGAAGGAGGAGAAGAAGCAGGAGAGACAGACGGCAGAAGAGGAGGATCAGGGAGAGGACAGGAACAGGAGAGCGCAGAAGGACGTCCCGCTGGATGCTGCCATGAAGAGCATGTCTCTGGATTCACCTGCACCCTTCAGCgct aggGAGTCTCTGACACGAGCACACAGTGAGGAGATGGGTCGCACCGTCCCTGGGCTGCCGGACGGCTGGATGAAG TTTCTGGACACGGTGACGGGCACCTACAGATATTACCACTCTCCCACCAACCGCGTGCACCTGTACCCCCCGGAGGTCCACACGCCTCAGATCCAGCCCAGCGCCGCTAAACCCAAGCCACCGGCCGCAGAGACGGAGAAAGAGAAGGAgcaggagcgagagagagagaaggagagagagagagagcagtccAAACTCAAACGCTCATACTCCTCTCCAGACATCAGCCAAGAGCTGAGCACAGAGACCAGCAGAAAACCTGCAGCCACGcccaccttcagcagagacaacaa gCCGCTGGTCACCGCTGCTGCTTACTCTAAGGTGGAGGTCACTCGGCCGTCTGCTGCTAAGATCCGGAGCCTGAACCCAGTGTTTGGAGGTCAGGGGCCGTTGCTAACGGGCCTCCGTAACCTCGGCAACACCTGCTACATGAACTCCATCCTCCAGTGCCTGTGTAACACGGTTGCCATGGCAGACTACTTCAACAGGAACATCTATCAGGACGACATCAACCG gGCCAATATTCTGGGTCACAAGGGCGAGGTGGCCGAGGAGTTCAGCGTCATCATGAAGGCGCTGTGGTCAGGACAGTACAAGATGATCAGCCCGCAGGATTTTAAAGGCACCATCTGTAAAATCAACAACCGCTTCTCCAGCTACGAGCACCAGGACTCTCAGGAGCTGCTGCTGTTCCTCATGGACGGCCTGCACGAGGATCTCAATAAG GCGGACAAGCGGCGCGGGTACAAGGAGGAGGACATCGATCATCTGGACGACGTGAGCGCTGCAGAGCTGGCCTGGTCCAAACACAAGCTCCTGAACGAGTCCATCATCGTGGCTCTGTTCCAGGGTCAGTTCAAGTCCACGGTCCAGTGCATGAGCTGCCAGCACAAGTCACGCACCTTCGAGACCTTCATGTACCTGACCCTGGAGATGACGTCCAGCAGCAAGTGCTcactacag gactGTCTGAAGCTGTTCTCTAAAGAGGAGCGTCTGACCGACAGCAACCGCTTCTACTGCCGCCGCTGTAAGACACACCGAGACGCCATCAAGAAGATGCAGATCTGGAAACTTCCTCCCATTTTACTCGTACACTTGAAACG gtttAAGTACGATGGCCGCTGGAGGGAGAAGCTGCAGACGCTGGTGGATTTCCCGCTGGATAATCTGGACCTGTCACAGTACGTCATCGGACCCAAACACAACCTGAAGAAGTACAACCTGTACGCTGTGTCT AATCATTACGGAGGGCTGGACGGCGGTCActacacagcgtactgtaagaaTCCTCTGAAGCAGCGCTGGTTCAAGTTTGATGATCACGAGGTGTCAGATGTCTCCGCCTCCTCGGTGCGCTCGGCCGCTGCCTACATCTTCTTCTACTCCTCTTTATGA
- the LOC132101803 gene encoding ubiquitin carboxyl-terminal hydrolase 8-like isoform X2, whose protein sequence is MPSVSTAVKDLYLSTSLSDLNKRAEIKPDKTSTRHYVQSAWKIFKAAEECRLDRDEEKAYVLYMKYLTVYDLIKKRPDFKQQQEFFLSVLGPSSFKKAIEEAEKLSESLKLRYEEVEVRKQLEEKERKEEKSRQEARIEKDGRASAKKENKKVNEEPSNSKTGADKGSISAKDLFQLMKDPSISVLVMDARSRQDFQESQMCVPSQTCISVPEEAISPGVTVNQIELKLPAVSLDDWKHRGFVDYVVLLDWFSSVSDLKLGSTLQSLKDALYKWDSSTILRSEPLVLDGGYDNWLLFYPMYSSNAKVKPPRQQTASTLPQLNFSYPSLEDPEAVSVCEEPAAVQLNGRTVDPEPAAEPARNTPAPLTQPTKTAAAASPRHTPQVDRSKKPAVKPAANTKLSEEPSVDDGPVMPDRSGRPPLDPSRALSEDERREIHADTLSLMEKARKEQEQRKRALEERETAERHQREQSERKKKEEKKQERQTAEEEDQGEDRNRRAQKDVPLDAAMKSMSLDSPAPFSARESLTRAHSEEMGRTVPGLPDGWMKFLDTVTGTYRYYHSPTNRVHLYPPEVHTPQIQPSAAKPKPPAAETEKEKEQEREREKEREREQSKLKRSYSSPDISQELSTETSRKPAATPTFSRDNKPLVTAAAYSKVEVTRPSAAKIRSLNPVFGGQGPLLTGLRNLGNTCYMNSILQCLCNTVAMADYFNRNIYQDDINRANILGHKGEVAEEFSVIMKALWSGQYKMISPQDFKGTICKINNRFSSYEHQDSQELLLFLMDGLHEDLNKADKRRGYKEEDIDHLDDVSAAELAWSKHKLLNESIIVALFQGQFKSTVQCMSCQHKSRTFETFMYLTLEMTSSSKCSLQDCLKLFSKEERLTDSNRFYCRRCKTHRDAIKKMQIWKLPPILLVHLKRFKYDGRWREKLQTLVDFPLDNLDLSQYVIGPKHNLKKYNLYAVSNHYGGLDGGHYTAYCKNPLKQRWFKFDDHEVSDVSASSVRSAAAYIFFYSSL, encoded by the exons ATGCCGTCCGTGTCGACTGCGGTGAAGGATCTGTATCTGTCCACATCACTGAGTGATCTGAACAAGAGAGCCGAGATCAAACCAGATAAAACCAGCACCAGACA TTACGTCCAGAGCGCGTGGAAGATCTTcaaggcggcggaggagtgtcgtctGGACCGAGATGAGGAGAAAGCTTATGTCCTGTACATGAAGTACCTGACGGTCTATGACCTCATCAAGAAGAGACCGGACTTCAAGCAGCAGCAG GAGTTCTTCCTGTCTGTGCTCGGACCAAGCAGCTTTAAGAAGGCCATCGAGGAGGCAGAGAAGCTTTCAGAGAGTTTGAAGCTCCG GTATGAGGAGGTAGAAGTGCGCAAACAgctggaagagaaagagagaaaggaggAAAAGAGTCGACAAGAAGCAAGAATTGAAAAAGATGGCCGTGCTTCAGCAAAGAAGGAAAATAAGAAG GTTAACGAGGAGCCCAGTAACAGTAAGACTGGAGCTGATAAAG GAAGCATCAGCGCTAAGGATCTGTTCCAGCTGATGAAGGATCCCAGTATCAGTGTGCTGGTGATGGACGCGCGCAGCAGACAGGACTTCCAGGAGTCCCAGATGTGTGTCCCGTCTCAGACGTGCATCAGTGTTCCTGAGGAGGCCATCAGTCCAgg GGTGACGGTGAACCAGATCGAGCTGAAGCTCCCTGCCGTGTCTCTGGACGACTGGAAGCACAGAGGATTCGTGGATTACGTGGTTCTGCTGGACTGGTTCAGCTCCGTCTCTGATCTCAAACTGGGCTCCACTCTACAGAGTCTGAAGGATGCTCTCTATAAG tgggaCAGCAGTACGATCCTGCGCAGTGAGCCTCTGGTGCTGGATGGAGGATATGATAACTGGCTGCTGTTTTACCCAATGTACTCCAGCAACGCTAAGGTCAAACCCCCCCGACAGCAGACGGCCAGCACACTGCCCCAGC TGAACTTCTCGTACCCGTCGCTGGAGGATCCTgaagctgtgagtgtgtgtgaggagcCTGCAGCTGTGCAGCTCAACGGCAGAACCGTGGATCCGGAGCCGGCCGCAGAACCGGCCAGAAACACACCTGCGCCGCTCACACAACCCACAAAAACAGCCGCCGCCGCCTCGCCCCGACACACTCCACAG GTCGACCGCTCCAAAAAACCAGCTGTCAAACCGGCAGCGAACACAAAGCTCAGTGAGGAGCCCTCGGTGGACGACGGCCCCGTGATGCCCGACCGCTCCGGCAGACCCCCGCTGGACCCGTCCAGAGCTCTGAGTGAAGACGAGCGCAGGGAGATCCACGCCGACACACTCAGTCTGATGGAGAAAGCCCGAAAAGAGCAGGAGCAGCGCAAACGAGCCCTGGAGGAGAGAGAGACGGCCGAGAGACATCAGCGAGAACAGAGCGAGAGGAAGAAGAAGGAGGAGAAGAAGCAGGAGAGACAGACGGCAGAAGAGGAGGATCAGGGAGAGGACAGGAACAGGAGAGCGCAGAAGGACGTCCCGCTGGATGCTGCCATGAAGAGCATGTCTCTGGATTCACCTGCACCCTTCAGCgct aggGAGTCTCTGACACGAGCACACAGTGAGGAGATGGGTCGCACCGTCCCTGGGCTGCCGGACGGCTGGATGAAG TTTCTGGACACGGTGACGGGCACCTACAGATATTACCACTCTCCCACCAACCGCGTGCACCTGTACCCCCCGGAGGTCCACACGCCTCAGATCCAGCCCAGCGCCGCTAAACCCAAGCCACCGGCCGCAGAGACGGAGAAAGAGAAGGAgcaggagcgagagagagagaaggagagagagagagagcagtccAAACTCAAACGCTCATACTCCTCTCCAGACATCAGCCAAGAGCTGAGCACAGAGACCAGCAGAAAACCTGCAGCCACGcccaccttcagcagagacaacaa gCCGCTGGTCACCGCTGCTGCTTACTCTAAGGTGGAGGTCACTCGGCCGTCTGCTGCTAAGATCCGGAGCCTGAACCCAGTGTTTGGAGGTCAGGGGCCGTTGCTAACGGGCCTCCGTAACCTCGGCAACACCTGCTACATGAACTCCATCCTCCAGTGCCTGTGTAACACGGTTGCCATGGCAGACTACTTCAACAGGAACATCTATCAGGACGACATCAACCG gGCCAATATTCTGGGTCACAAGGGCGAGGTGGCCGAGGAGTTCAGCGTCATCATGAAGGCGCTGTGGTCAGGACAGTACAAGATGATCAGCCCGCAGGATTTTAAAGGCACCATCTGTAAAATCAACAACCGCTTCTCCAGCTACGAGCACCAGGACTCTCAGGAGCTGCTGCTGTTCCTCATGGACGGCCTGCACGAGGATCTCAATAAG GCGGACAAGCGGCGCGGGTACAAGGAGGAGGACATCGATCATCTGGACGACGTGAGCGCTGCAGAGCTGGCCTGGTCCAAACACAAGCTCCTGAACGAGTCCATCATCGTGGCTCTGTTCCAGGGTCAGTTCAAGTCCACGGTCCAGTGCATGAGCTGCCAGCACAAGTCACGCACCTTCGAGACCTTCATGTACCTGACCCTGGAGATGACGTCCAGCAGCAAGTGCTcactacag gactGTCTGAAGCTGTTCTCTAAAGAGGAGCGTCTGACCGACAGCAACCGCTTCTACTGCCGCCGCTGTAAGACACACCGAGACGCCATCAAGAAGATGCAGATCTGGAAACTTCCTCCCATTTTACTCGTACACTTGAAACG gtttAAGTACGATGGCCGCTGGAGGGAGAAGCTGCAGACGCTGGTGGATTTCCCGCTGGATAATCTGGACCTGTCACAGTACGTCATCGGACCCAAACACAACCTGAAGAAGTACAACCTGTACGCTGTGTCT AATCATTACGGAGGGCTGGACGGCGGTCActacacagcgtactgtaagaaTCCTCTGAAGCAGCGCTGGTTCAAGTTTGATGATCACGAGGTGTCAGATGTCTCCGCCTCCTCGGTGCGCTCGGCCGCTGCCTACATCTTCTTCTACTCCTCTTTATGA
- the gabpb1 gene encoding GA-binding protein subunit beta-1, protein MKRFFSYIHMSLVDLGKKLLEAARAGQDDEVRILMANGAPFTTDWLGTSPLHLSAQFGHYSTTEVLLRAGVSRDARTKVDRTPLHMAASEGHTRIVELLLKHGADVNAKDMLKMSALHWATEHSHRDVVELLLRFGADVHTQSKFCKNALDIALDNSCHELAEILQVAMQNQINTNPESPDTLTIHTAAPQFIIGPGGVVNLAGLVSPANSSKSTVVSAEELITADSVDGAIQQVVSSGGQQVITIVTDGIQLGNLQTGTGLSQPIIVTMPDGQQVLTVSDTEVAEETVVSEEPCVKRQRVKEEDDAQIQQTLSLEDFQEKVSLLKQLEQANREAQKYRQQFLKKEQEAEAYRQKLEAITRQSAKKAA, encoded by the exons ATGAAGCGCTTCTTCTCGTATATACAT ATGTCTCTGGTGGATTTGGGGAAGAAGCTCCTGGAAGCTGCTCGGGCCGGTCAGGACGATGAGGTCCGGATTCTGATGGCGAATGGAGCTCCGTTTACCACTGACtgg CTGGGCACGTCTCCGCTGCATCTGTCGGCTCAGTTCGGTCATTACTCCACCACAGAGGTTCTTCTGCGCGCCGGCGTGAGTCGAGACGCTCGCACTAAAGTGGACCGGACACCGCTGCACATGGCTGCGTCTGAGGGTCACACACGGATCGTGGAGCTGCTGCTGAAG CACGGCGCTGACGTGAACGCCAAGGACATGCTGAAGATGAGCGCGCTGCACTGGGCCACGGAGCACAGCCACAGAGACGTGGTGGAGCTGCTGCTGCGCTTCGGAGCCGACGTTCACACGCAGAGCAAGTTCTGCAAAAACGCTCTGGACATTGCGCTGGACAACAGCTGCCACGAGCTGGCCGAGATCCTGCAG GTGGCGATGCAGAACCAGATCAACACAAACCCTGAGAGTCCAGACACGCTGACCATCCACACGGCCGCGCCGCAGTTCATCATCGGCCCGGGAGGAGTGGTCAACCTTGCCGGACTCGTGTCGCCCGCCAACAGCAGCAAATCCACAG TCGTGTCCGCTGAGGAGCTGATCACCGCAGACTCCGTCGACGGGGCCATACAGCAGGTCGTGAGCTCTGGGGGTCAGCAGGTCATCACCATAGTAACAGACGGCATTCAGCTGGGCAACCTGCAGACGGGCACAGGACTCAGCCAGCCCATAATAGTCACCATGCCTGACGGACAGCAGG tGCTGACGGTGTCGGACACAGAGGTGGCAGAGGAGACGGTGGTCAGCGAGGAGCCGTGTGTGAAGCGTCAGCGCGTGAAGGAGGAAGACGACGCTCAGATCCAGCAGACGCTCTCGCTGGAGGACTTCCAG GAGAAAGTGTCTCTTCTGAAGCAGCTGGAGCAGGCGAACCGCGAGGCGCAGAAATACAGACAGCAGTTCCTGAAGAAGGAGCAGGAGGCCGAGGCTTACAGACAGAAGCTGGAGGCCATCACACGGCAGAGTGCCAAGAAAGCTGCGTGA